Proteins from a single region of Campylobacter sp. RM16704:
- a CDS encoding DMT family transporter — MLRIVKKNLGIYFMIIASIEFALVGACAKILSEEISSIEIMFFRNIIGTAFMLYALSKLNFHKSGGHLGLLIFRGVIGTIALYLFFYNVANISLGGAFAFQKTAPIFIALIAFFFFKESLGLKACFGILIAFIGVLLICQPFADSTMHSGFDLKNSILGILSGFCAALALTSVRELRKSYPAPFIALSFVLIGTLMPLLSMVIGSFYDPKELDFLIAPFIMPSFKAWVFIILMGIFGAMYQIHVTKAYGVAKKAGVVAGVSYIDVVFTLFLGILLGDSFPSFMVFVGIFSIIIGGIVLVSKQDKGKKNGK; from the coding sequence ATGTTAAGAATAGTTAAGAAAAATTTAGGCATATATTTTATGATTATTGCTTCCATAGAATTTGCACTTGTAGGTGCTTGTGCGAAAATTCTAAGTGAAGAAATTTCATCTATTGAAATTATGTTTTTTAGAAATATCATAGGCACTGCTTTTATGCTTTATGCTCTTTCGAAATTAAATTTTCATAAAAGTGGCGGACATTTAGGTTTACTTATATTTAGAGGTGTTATTGGAACAATTGCTTTGTATCTTTTCTTTTATAATGTCGCTAATATTTCTTTAGGGGGTGCTTTTGCTTTTCAAAAAACTGCACCTATTTTTATAGCCTTAATTGCTTTTTTCTTTTTTAAGGAAAGCTTAGGTTTAAAAGCTTGTTTTGGGATTTTAATTGCTTTTATTGGAGTGTTGTTGATTTGTCAACCTTTTGCAGATAGCACTATGCATTCTGGATTTGATTTAAAAAATAGTATTTTAGGAATTTTAAGTGGATTTTGTGCAGCATTGGCACTAACTAGCGTAAGAGAGCTTAGAAAATCATATCCTGCTCCTTTTATAGCTTTATCGTTTGTTTTAATCGGTACTCTTATGCCTTTATTGTCTATGGTTATTGGTTCTTTTTATGATCCAAAAGAGCTTGATTTTTTAATTGCTCCTTTTATAATGCCTAGTTTTAAAGCTTGGGTTTTTATTATTTTAATGGGAATTTTTGGTGCGATGTATCAAATTCATGTTACTAAAGCTTATGGGGTTGCAAAAAAAGCAGGAGTTGTGGCAGGAGTTAGCTATATAGATGTTGTTTTTACTTTATTTTTGGGGATATTGTTAGGAGATAGTTTTCCTAGCTTTATGGTATTTGTTGGAATTTTTAGTATTATCATAGGGGGTATTGTTTTGGTTAGTAAACAAGATAAAGGAAAGAAAAATGGAAAATAA
- a CDS encoding uracil-xanthine permease family protein: MENKADLIYGLEDKPPFAKAFFAALVHLMAMFVAVITPALLICKGLGIDDSNTARIICMSLFASGVASLLQIKTWGPIGSGLLSIQGTSFNFVAPIILGGLVLKNNGLSQEAMLGAIFGTLMLCSTTEMIISQILPFIRRVISPLVSGIVVMIIGLSLINVGLVSAGGGFAAKTSGEFGSLQNLLLAGVVILSIIILNRFNNAYIRISSLFIAMIIGLLVAMTFENFSFNFNEKLPLIFLPDPLHYGLSIDYNLILPLILVFMVTSLETIGDISATSEVSNQPVKGELYAKRLKGGVLANGFNSFVSAFFNTFPNSCFGQNNGVIALTGVASRYVGFIVAFMLMILGLFPIVADITLQIPEPILGGATLVMFGTIAATGVRIISKENLNRRSIIIIAMSLGIGLGVSNNPDILEFMPMWFKTLFSSGIAAGGITAIILNFVFPLEENNKNKVK; the protein is encoded by the coding sequence ATGGAAAATAAAGCAGATTTGATTTATGGTTTAGAAGATAAACCGCCTTTTGCTAAGGCATTTTTTGCTGCATTGGTACATTTGATGGCTATGTTTGTAGCTGTAATTACCCCTGCATTGTTAATTTGCAAAGGCTTAGGGATAGATGATAGTAATACAGCTAGAATTATATGCATGTCGCTTTTTGCTTCAGGTGTTGCTTCGCTTTTACAGATTAAAACTTGGGGTCCTATAGGAAGTGGGCTTTTATCTATACAAGGGACTAGTTTTAATTTTGTCGCACCTATTATTTTAGGTGGACTTGTTTTAAAAAATAATGGCCTATCTCAAGAAGCAATGCTTGGAGCTATTTTTGGAACTTTAATGCTTTGTTCTACTACTGAAATGATTATCTCTCAAATTTTACCTTTCATTAGAAGAGTGATTTCGCCTTTGGTTTCTGGTATAGTAGTAATGATTATAGGTCTTAGTTTGATTAATGTTGGACTTGTAAGTGCTGGTGGTGGATTTGCTGCTAAGACAAGTGGTGAGTTTGGTTCTTTACAAAATTTATTACTAGCAGGGGTTGTAATTTTAAGCATTATTATTTTAAATCGCTTTAATAATGCTTATATAAGAATTTCTTCTTTATTTATAGCTATGATTATAGGACTTTTGGTAGCTATGACTTTTGAAAATTTTAGTTTTAATTTTAATGAAAAATTACCATTGATATTTTTACCTGATCCTTTACACTATGGTTTGAGTATTGATTATAATCTCATTTTACCTTTGATTTTGGTTTTTATGGTAACTTCTTTAGAAACTATAGGCGATATTAGTGCTACCAGTGAAGTTTCAAATCAACCTGTTAAGGGTGAACTTTATGCGAAAAGATTAAAAGGCGGGGTTTTAGCTAATGGTTTTAACTCTTTTGTTTCAGCCTTTTTTAATACTTTTCCAAATTCATGTTTTGGGCAAAATAATGGTGTTATAGCTTTAACAGGTGTTGCAAGTCGATATGTGGGATTTATTGTAGCTTTTATGTTGATGATTTTAGGTTTATTTCCTATTGTGGCTGATATTACTTTACAAATTCCAGAGCCTATTTTAGGTGGAGCAACTTTAGTGATGTTTGGCACTATAGCTGCAACGGGAGTTAGAATTATTTCTAAGGAAAATTTAAACCGTCGTTCTATTATCATCATAGCTATGAGTTTAGGTATAGGACTTGGAGTTTCTAATAATCCTGATATTTTAGAATTTATGCCAATGTGGTTTAAGACTTTATTTTCTTCAGGGATTGCAGCAGGTGGGATTACAGCTATTATTTTAAATTTTGTTTTCCCTCTTGAAGAAAATAATAAAAATAAAGTAAAATAA
- the kdsA gene encoding 3-deoxy-8-phosphooctulonate synthase, which yields MKKMILIAGPCVIENEELVFKVAQELGCFLKDDRIDFYFKSSFDKANRTSISSFRGPGLEKGLEILQKVKDKFGMQILTDIHESSQASVVAEVVDVLQIPAFLCRQTDLLVAAAKTKAKINVKKGQFLNPEDIKYSVAKILQTRGINEEGFEVAKKNGVFVAERGSSFGYGNLVVDMRSLVIMRKYAPVVFDATHSVQMPGANGGSSGGKSEFVEPLARAAASVGVDGFFFETHIDPCKALCDGPNMLDLLRLKNCVNALLKIQEII from the coding sequence ATGAAAAAAATGATACTAATAGCAGGGCCTTGTGTGATAGAAAATGAAGAGCTTGTTTTTAAGGTTGCACAAGAGCTTGGATGCTTTTTAAAAGATGATAGAATTGATTTTTATTTTAAATCAAGTTTTGATAAAGCAAATAGAACTAGTATTAGTAGTTTTAGAGGACCAGGTCTTGAAAAAGGTTTGGAAATTTTGCAAAAAGTTAAAGATAAATTTGGTATGCAAATTCTTACTGATATTCATGAAAGTTCTCAAGCAAGTGTTGTAGCTGAGGTTGTAGATGTTTTACAAATTCCAGCCTTTTTATGTAGGCAAACTGATTTGTTAGTAGCTGCTGCTAAAACAAAGGCTAAAATAAATGTAAAAAAGGGACAATTTTTAAATCCTGAAGATATTAAATACAGTGTAGCTAAAATTTTACAAACTAGAGGCATTAACGAAGAAGGTTTTGAAGTAGCTAAAAAAAATGGAGTTTTTGTAGCTGAGAGAGGTTCGAGTTTTGGTTATGGAAATTTAGTTGTAGATATGAGAAGTTTGGTTATCATGAGAAAATATGCTCCGGTTGTTTTTGATGCTACTCACAGCGTACAAATGCCTGGTGCAAATGGTGGAAGTAGTGGAGGTAAAAGTGAATTTGTTGAGCCTTTAGCAAGAGCTGCGGCTAGTGTAGGTGTAGATGGATTTTTCTTTGAAACGCACATTGATCCTTGCAAGGCTTTATGTGATGGACCAAATATGCTTGATCTTTTAAGACTTAAAAACTGCGTAAATGCGCTTTTAAAAATTCAAGAAATTATTTAA
- the ribH gene encoding 6,7-dimethyl-8-ribityllumazine synthase, translating to MKIIEGNLSLKGDEKITIINARFNHIITDRLVEGAKDAFLRHGGKEENLSLILVPGAFEIPFALKQAIESKKFDGICCVGAVIRGNTPHFDYVAAETTKGIASVGLGANVPVSFGVLTTDTLEQAIERAGSKAGNKGFEAMLTVVEMLNLIQKIKA from the coding sequence ATGAAGATAATAGAAGGAAATTTAAGTTTAAAAGGTGATGAGAAGATTACAATTATTAACGCAAGATTTAATCACATCATCACAGATCGTTTAGTTGAAGGTGCTAAAGATGCTTTTTTAAGGCATGGAGGCAAGGAAGAGAATTTAAGTCTTATTTTAGTACCAGGTGCTTTTGAAATTCCTTTTGCACTAAAACAAGCCATAGAGAGTAAAAAATTTGATGGGATTTGTTGTGTTGGAGCGGTAATTCGTGGAAATACTCCACATTTTGATTACGTGGCTGCTGAAACTACTAAAGGTATAGCAAGCGTAGGACTTGGAGCTAATGTGCCTGTAAGCTTTGGAGTTTTAACAACTGATACCTTAGAGCAAGCCATAGAAAGAGCAGGTAGTAAAGCGGGTAATAAAGGGTTTGAAGCTATGCTTACTGTGGTTGAAATGCTTAATTTGATCCAAAAAATTAAGGCTTAA
- the nusB gene encoding transcription antitermination factor NusB, producing the protein MATRHQVRQSIVSLLYAAQLNQENKDFINEFLDEKKIRNDQRKFTLDLYNGINEQLTLLDEKINECLKEHKLDGVASIEKAILRLGAYEILFTSTQKAIIINEAIELAKEMAGDNAPKFINGVLDKINWEAQ; encoded by the coding sequence ATGGCTACTAGACACCAAGTAAGACAAAGTATTGTTTCTTTGCTTTATGCAGCACAATTAAATCAAGAAAATAAAGATTTTATTAATGAATTTTTAGATGAGAAAAAAATTCGCAATGACCAAAGAAAATTCACTCTAGATTTGTATAATGGCATTAATGAGCAACTTACTTTGCTTGATGAGAAAATTAATGAGTGCTTAAAAGAACATAAGTTAGATGGAGTAGCTAGTATAGAAAAGGCTATTTTGCGTTTGGGTGCTTATGAGATTTTATTTACTTCTACGCAAAAAGCGATTATTATTAATGAAGCCATAGAGCTTGCAAAAGAAATGGCAGGAGATAATGCTCCTAAATTTATCAACGGTGTGTTAGATAAAATTAATTGGGAAGCGCAATGA
- the pyrF gene encoding orotidine-5'-phosphate decarboxylase: MKLCVAFDVASYDECINLAKELKGLDLWVKIGLRSYLRDGVKLLESIKKVDNFKIFLDLKLYDIPNTMADACEELAKLNVDMFNIHASAGKSAMCMIMERLNVLSKRPLVLAVSALTSFDEQEFFDIYKQDIKQAVKDFSKISYESGLDGMVCSVYESLLIKENTSTNFITLTPGIRPFKENSDDQKRVADIQCAKDNLSDFIVVGRPIYKAKEPRRICEDILEYLK, translated from the coding sequence ATGAAACTTTGTGTGGCTTTTGATGTGGCAAGCTATGATGAGTGTATAAATTTAGCCAAGGAATTAAAAGGTTTAGATCTTTGGGTTAAAATAGGGCTTAGATCGTATTTAAGAGATGGAGTAAAGCTTTTAGAATCGATTAAAAAAGTGGATAATTTTAAAATATTTTTAGATTTAAAGCTTTATGATATACCAAATACTATGGCAGATGCTTGTGAAGAACTTGCTAAGCTTAATGTAGATATGTTTAATATCCATGCAAGTGCCGGGAAAAGTGCTATGTGTATGATTATGGAGCGTTTAAATGTTTTAAGCAAAAGACCTTTGGTGCTTGCCGTATCTGCTTTAACTAGTTTTGATGAACAAGAGTTTTTTGATATATATAAACAAGATATCAAACAAGCTGTTAAGGATTTTTCTAAAATTAGCTATGAAAGTGGTCTTGATGGTATGGTTTGCTCGGTATATGAAAGCTTGCTGATAAAAGAAAATACAAGTACAAATTTTATTACATTAACGCCTGGAATTCGTCCGTTTAAAGAAAATTCAGATGATCAAAAAAGAGTAGCTGATATACAGTGCGCTAAGGATAATTTGTCAGATTTTATCGTGGTTGGAAGACCTATTTATAAAGCAAAAGAACCTAGAAGGATTTGCGAGGATATATTAGAGTATTTAAAATAA
- a CDS encoding META domain-containing protein — MKKIITLSIASLAVFSGCSVANLSVDDLQNKEFTISSYEANGKSYKLPQNTKTSISFDNKDKRLFGTAGCNRFFGNYKDQGSSIKIEDNLASTKMLCDQESMKFEDNFLRYFNGEFKIINDEEGIILENKKMKVYLK; from the coding sequence ATGAAAAAAATAATCACATTAAGTATAGCAAGTTTAGCTGTTTTTAGTGGGTGTTCTGTGGCAAATTTAAGTGTTGATGATTTACAAAATAAAGAATTTACCATAAGTTCTTATGAAGCAAATGGAAAAAGCTACAAGCTTCCTCAAAATACAAAAACAAGTATTAGTTTTGACAATAAAGACAAAAGGCTTTTTGGAACAGCTGGATGTAATAGATTTTTTGGAAATTATAAAGATCAAGGAAGTAGCATAAAAATAGAAGATAATCTTGCTTCAACAAAAATGCTTTGCGATCAAGAATCTATGAAATTTGAAGACAATTTCTTAAGATACTTTAATGGAGAATTTAAAATCATTAACGATGAAGAAGGAATTATTTTAGAAAATAAAAAAATGAAAGTTTATTTAAAATAA
- the purH gene encoding bifunctional phosphoribosylaminoimidazolecarboxamide formyltransferase/IMP cyclohydrolase, whose amino-acid sequence MKALISVSDKEGVVEFASELAKLGFELLSTGGTYKLLKENNLQVQEVSDFTQSPEMFEGRVKTLHPKIHGGILYKREDESHQKQAKEHNIESIDLLCVNLYPFKKTTILTQDFDEIVENIDIGGPAMIRSGAKNFKNVIVVCDILDYDKIIQALKDNTLDLDFRRALMIKAYEHTANYDAYIANYMNERFNGGFGASKFIVGQKVFDTRYGENPHQKGALYEFDDFFTHNFTTLKGEASFNNLTDINAALNLASTFDKAPAVAIVKHANACGFAIKENLLQSYIHALKCDTLSAYGGVVAINGTLDKELAQKINEIYIEVIIAANVDDDALEVFKDKKRIKIFTQKAPFLTRAYDKYDFKHIDGGFVYQDSDEVKEDELKNAVLKSERKANEQELKDLKIAMKIAAFTKSNNVVYVKNGAMVAIGMGMTSRIDAAKAAINKAKEMGLDLQGCVLASEAFFPFRDSIDEASKIGVKAIIEPGGSIRDEDIIQAANEYGIALYFSGIRHFLH is encoded by the coding sequence ATGAAAGCACTAATTAGTGTCAGTGATAAAGAAGGAGTGGTAGAATTTGCTAGTGAGCTTGCAAAATTAGGTTTTGAGCTTTTATCTACTGGAGGCACTTATAAGCTTTTAAAAGAAAACAACCTGCAAGTACAAGAAGTTAGTGATTTTACTCAAAGCCCTGAAATGTTTGAAGGACGCGTAAAAACCTTGCACCCAAAAATTCATGGTGGAATTTTATATAAAAGAGAAGATGAAAGTCACCAAAAACAAGCCAAAGAACACAACATCGAAAGCATAGACTTACTTTGTGTAAATTTATATCCTTTCAAAAAAACTACAATTTTAACTCAAGATTTTGATGAAATTGTAGAAAATATAGATATAGGCGGTCCTGCTATGATACGCAGTGGTGCAAAAAACTTTAAAAATGTCATTGTAGTTTGTGATATTTTAGACTATGATAAAATCATCCAAGCTTTAAAAGATAATACTTTAGATCTTGATTTTAGAAGAGCTTTGATGATCAAAGCTTATGAGCATACAGCAAATTATGATGCTTATATAGCAAATTATATGAATGAGCGTTTTAATGGTGGTTTTGGGGCAAGTAAATTTATTGTAGGTCAAAAAGTGTTTGACACAAGATATGGAGAAAACCCTCATCAAAAAGGTGCTTTATATGAATTTGATGACTTTTTCACGCACAATTTTACAACCTTAAAAGGTGAAGCAAGTTTTAATAATCTAACCGATATCAATGCTGCTTTAAATTTAGCAAGCACTTTTGACAAAGCTCCAGCAGTAGCCATTGTAAAACATGCAAATGCTTGTGGATTTGCTATAAAAGAAAACTTACTCCAAAGCTATATCCATGCGCTTAAATGCGATACCTTGAGTGCTTATGGAGGAGTTGTAGCTATCAATGGAACTTTAGACAAAGAATTAGCGCAAAAAATCAATGAAATTTATATAGAAGTAATCATTGCAGCAAATGTAGATGATGATGCTTTGGAAGTTTTTAAAGATAAAAAGCGTATTAAAATCTTTACACAAAAAGCACCATTTTTAACTAGAGCTTATGATAAATATGATTTTAAACACATAGATGGTGGTTTTGTATATCAAGATAGCGATGAAGTTAAAGAAGATGAATTAAAAAATGCAGTATTAAAAAGCGAAAGAAAAGCTAATGAACAAGAATTAAAAGATCTTAAAATAGCTATGAAAATTGCTGCATTTACCAAATCAAATAACGTAGTTTATGTAAAAAATGGCGCTATGGTAGCCATTGGCATGGGTATGACAAGTCGTATTGATGCAGCTAAAGCAGCTATTAATAAAGCTAAGGAAATGGGACTTGATTTACAAGGTTGTGTTTTGGCAAGTGAGGCTTTCTTTCCATTTAGAGATAGCATAGATGAGGCTAGCAAAATAGGTGTAAAAGCTATTATTGAACCAGGTGGAAGCATAAGAGATGAGGATATCATTCAAGCTGCTAATGAATATGGTATTGCACTATACTTTAGCGGTATAAGACACTTTTTACATTAA
- a CDS encoding Dna-J like membrane chaperone protein, translated as MLFVLLILAILAFYWYYKTWGKDDLLDSFKKGAKSFSQGFKQGYHEERIDGFKRRLNYYVIALLAKIAKSDGRVSENEANMISQILDYNAKDSREREFLKQSFNEHKNTLNDTYEVAKELIKEVPLPQQERINILNVLVAMALIDGELNSTKKDVLKAIVKAFNLDVSILDRLLNSMQTQKVGMNLQKACEVLGVSENVNLQELKKRYRELAKKYHPDILNANNSNEAKLKEGVKKFQEVNEAYEFLKQYIERKNQ; from the coding sequence ATGCTTTTTGTTTTACTTATATTAGCAATTTTGGCATTTTATTGGTATTATAAAACATGGGGTAAAGATGATCTTTTAGACTCTTTTAAAAAAGGGGCTAAAAGTTTCTCTCAAGGTTTTAAGCAAGGCTATCACGAAGAAAGAATTGATGGCTTTAAAAGAAGATTAAACTACTATGTTATAGCACTTTTAGCAAAAATAGCAAAAAGTGATGGCAGGGTTAGCGAAAATGAAGCTAATATGATCTCACAAATTCTTGATTACAATGCCAAAGATTCAAGAGAAAGAGAATTTTTAAAACAAAGTTTTAATGAACACAAAAACACCTTAAATGATACCTATGAAGTAGCCAAAGAACTCATCAAGGAAGTACCTTTACCTCAACAAGAAAGAATTAATATATTAAATGTTTTGGTTGCAATGGCCTTGATTGATGGAGAACTTAACAGCACTAAAAAAGATGTATTAAAAGCCATTGTCAAAGCATTTAATCTTGATGTAAGTATACTTGACAGACTTCTAAATTCTATGCAAACTCAAAAGGTGGGTATGAATTTGCAAAAAGCATGCGAGGTCTTAGGTGTAAGCGAAAATGTAAATTTGCAAGAGCTTAAAAAACGCTATAGAGAACTTGCTAAAAAATATCATCCTGATATTTTAAACGCGAACAACAGCAATGAAGCAAAATTAAAAGAAGGTGTAAAAAAATTTCAAGAAGTTAATGAAGCTTATGAATTTTTAAAACAATACATAGAAAGGAAAAATCAATGA
- the purL gene encoding phosphoribosylformylglycinamidine synthase subunit PurL — MDIEIVKQHKISDEEYKEILNILGREPNLLELGVISAMWSEHCSYKSSKKYLNGFPTKAPWVIQGPGENAGVIDIGKGMAAVFKVESHNHPSFIEPFAGAATGVGGILRDIFTMGARVVAGMNSLKFGNIHDEKIGKHQKYLVKGVVSGISHYGNCMGVPTIGGECAFDECFNGNILVNAFALGTCKIKDIFYAKAEGIGNPVIYVGSKTGRDGLGGAVMASDSFNESSKSLRPTVQIGDPFAEKLLMEACLELFKTDYIVGIQDMGAAGLTSSSFEMAGRSGSGMKLYLDKTPMREEGMTPYELMLSESQERMLICAKKGYEEKVIEIFNKWGLDAAIIGEVTDTGKMELFWHDELVGLIPIEPLSEKAPMLDRPVSKPKYLDEIKSYQFKLNIPTQEAFEKLLADENVSNKAYIYEQFDSSVQTNTLKSDGALGANSIRIKENNCLLSMAIECNSRLNYVNPKIGAAAAVASAGRKIACSGARPLAISDCLNYGNPQNPEVMWQFAQGCEGIKLACKELNTPVVSGNVSLYNETDGVSIFPSPTIACVGVNEKAENVLKSYFSKDTSTIYLLGESKGTFGGSLIAKVLDQKVAGELEDIDFKAELKLWDFLLKANEAKLLDCANSIGIGGLAITLAKMSAKANLGVNVKTNFENKSFIFEESPTRVIVGVKNEEKFIEFVNEMGIKFTKLGNLNEKDFILDDIKISLAKLQTIYFDKFNEYLG; from the coding sequence ATGGATATAGAGATTGTAAAACAACATAAAATTAGTGATGAAGAATATAAAGAAATTTTAAATATACTAGGTAGAGAACCTAATTTATTGGAACTTGGAGTAATTTCAGCTATGTGGAGTGAACATTGCTCATATAAATCAAGCAAAAAATATCTCAACGGATTTCCAACTAAAGCACCATGGGTTATACAAGGACCTGGAGAAAATGCTGGTGTTATTGATATAGGCAAAGGTATGGCAGCTGTATTTAAAGTAGAAAGCCATAATCATCCTAGTTTTATAGAACCTTTTGCCGGAGCAGCTACGGGAGTGGGTGGCATTTTACGCGATATTTTTACCATGGGTGCAAGAGTTGTTGCAGGTATGAATTCTTTAAAATTTGGCAATATCCATGATGAAAAAATAGGTAAACATCAAAAATATTTAGTCAAAGGTGTAGTAAGTGGAATTTCACATTATGGCAACTGCATGGGCGTACCTACTATAGGTGGAGAATGCGCTTTTGATGAGTGTTTTAATGGAAATATCTTAGTTAACGCTTTTGCACTTGGAACTTGCAAAATTAAAGATATTTTTTATGCAAAAGCTGAAGGTATAGGTAATCCTGTAATTTATGTGGGTTCAAAAACTGGTCGTGACGGGCTTGGTGGAGCTGTAATGGCAAGTGATAGTTTTAATGAATCTAGCAAAAGCTTAAGACCAACCGTGCAAATTGGCGATCCATTTGCTGAAAAATTATTAATGGAAGCTTGTTTAGAACTTTTCAAAACTGATTATATAGTTGGAATTCAAGATATGGGTGCGGCAGGACTTACTTCAAGCTCTTTTGAAATGGCAGGACGCAGTGGTAGCGGTATGAAACTTTACCTTGATAAAACTCCTATGAGAGAAGAAGGTATGACTCCTTATGAGTTAATGCTAAGCGAATCTCAAGAAAGAATGCTAATTTGTGCTAAAAAAGGCTATGAAGAGAAAGTTATTGAAATTTTTAACAAATGGGGGCTTGATGCAGCTATTATAGGCGAAGTTACCGATACTGGCAAAATGGAACTATTTTGGCATGATGAATTAGTTGGTTTGATCCCGATTGAGCCACTAAGCGAAAAAGCACCTATGCTTGATAGACCTGTATCTAAGCCAAAATACTTAGATGAAATAAAAAGCTATCAATTTAAACTTAACATTCCTACCCAAGAAGCATTTGAAAAACTCCTTGCAGATGAAAATGTTAGCAATAAAGCTTATATTTATGAGCAATTTGACTCAAGCGTACAAACCAATACTTTAAAAAGTGATGGGGCTTTAGGTGCAAATAGTATTAGAATTAAAGAAAACAATTGCTTACTTTCTATGGCAATTGAGTGTAACTCAAGATTAAACTATGTAAATCCAAAAATCGGTGCAGCAGCGGCCGTTGCAAGTGCGGGAAGAAAAATAGCATGCTCAGGAGCCAGACCTTTAGCAATTAGTGATTGTTTAAACTATGGCAACCCACAAAATCCTGAGGTAATGTGGCAATTTGCACAAGGTTGTGAAGGTATTAAATTAGCTTGTAAAGAACTCAATACCCCTGTAGTAAGTGGCAATGTTTCTTTATATAATGAAACCGATGGAGTAAGTATTTTTCCAAGTCCAACTATAGCTTGCGTTGGGGTAAATGAAAAAGCAGAAAATGTTTTAAAATCATATTTTAGCAAAGATACTAGCACTATTTATCTACTTGGAGAAAGCAAAGGTACTTTTGGAGGTTCTTTAATTGCAAAAGTATTAGATCAAAAAGTTGCTGGAGAGCTTGAAGATATTGATTTTAAAGCAGAATTAAAACTATGGGATTTTCTGTTAAAAGCAAACGAAGCAAAATTACTTGACTGTGCTAATAGTATAGGTATAGGCGGTCTTGCTATTACCTTAGCTAAAATGAGCGCAAAGGCAAATTTAGGTGTTAATGTAAAAACTAATTTTGAAAACAAAAGCTTTATTTTTGAAGAAAGTCCAACAAGAGTCATAGTCGGAGTAAAAAATGAAGAAAAATTTATTGAATTTGTAAATGAAATGGGAATTAAATTTACAAAACTTGGAAATTTAAATGAAAAAGATTTCATTTTAGATGATATTAAGATATCTTTAGCAAAACTACAAACAATTTATTTTGATAAATTTAATGAGTATTTAGGATAA